Part of the Geodermatophilus obscurus DSM 43160 genome is shown below.
CCGCCTGACCCCGTGACCGTGAGGGGGGAACCGCTCCCCGTGGGCGAGCCGGGCGTTCCTGGCGGCGACCACCCGGTCCGCACGCCTGCCGGTGACGCGCTGACCGACCTGGTGCTGCCGGTGTTCGAGCTGAACGGGGAGTTTCTCGCCGCGGCGGAGACGATGACCGGACCGGTCGGGCTCACCCCGGCCTGGTGGCAGGTCCTCGGCGCGACCCTGGACGAGGCCCTGCCCGTGGCGGAGATCGCGCGGCGGGTGGGGCTCGGTCTCGCCCGGCAGAGCGTGCAGAGGGTGGCGGACCTCCTGGTCGAACACGGCTGGGCCGTCTACAGCGACAACCCCGCGCACCGTCGCGCCAAGCTCCTCGCACCGACACCACAGGGACGCAGCGCTCTCCGGCGACTCACCTCCGCCCAGCACCGATGGGCCGACACGGTCGCGGAGGCGGTCGGCGAGGAGGAACTGCGGCGGGCTCTCGCGACGATCCGGAAGGTCATCGACAGCTCACGCGAGTACCGGGACGGTCTCGCGGGTGGTGGGGTCCCCCCTGCGGATGTCACGACGACGCGGGAGCCGGAAACCGGGTGAGCCGGCGCGACCGCTCGTCGCATGATGTCCGCCGGCAGTCCGACGACGGGGGGAGCGGAACGGTGCACGCGCTGACGGAGAAGCAGGTGCGGCGGTCCTTGGTGAACTGCTCGCGGAGCGAGGCCGAGAGCATGACCCTGCCGCGCACGTTCGCCGAGACGCCGTGGGAGGAGCTCGTCGTCCTCGGTTGGCGCGACCCGAGGGCGCCGTTGCGCGGCTACCTGGTCGTCGAGCGGGAGGGCCGGCCGGTCGGCGTCGCCGTCCGCGCCGCCGACACCCGGATGTCGTCGGGCACGCCCGCGATGTGCCTGCTGTGCCAGACGGCGCAGGCGGGCAGCGACGTCTCGCTGTTCACGGCGCGCCGGGCCGGGGAGGCCGGCCGCAACGGCAACACGGTCGGCACCTACGTCTGCGCGGACCTGGCCTGCGCCGTCCGCGCGCGTGTGGAGATCCCGCCGTGGCTGCGCGAGCGCGACCCGGAGGA
Proteins encoded:
- a CDS encoding MarR family winged helix-turn-helix transcriptional regulator produces the protein MRGEPLPVGEPGVPGGDHPVRTPAGDALTDLVLPVFELNGEFLAAAETMTGPVGLTPAWWQVLGATLDEALPVAEIARRVGLGLARQSVQRVADLLVEHGWAVYSDNPAHRRAKLLAPTPQGRSALRRLTSAQHRWADTVAEAVGEEELRRALATIRKVIDSSREYRDGLAGGGVPPADVTTTREPETG
- a CDS encoding FBP domain-containing protein, translating into MHALTEKQVRRSLVNCSRSEAESMTLPRTFAETPWEELVVLGWRDPRAPLRGYLVVEREGRPVGVAVRAADTRMSSGTPAMCLLCQTAQAGSDVSLFTARRAGEAGRNGNTVGTYVCADLACAVRARVEIPPWLRERDPEEVAAERTAELEQRVHGFLDAVLR